ctctGCAGGCtattcgagttcttccacaccaaccttggcaaagcATTCATGGAGCTttctttgtgcacagaggcactGTCATGCTGCAACACATCTGgatctcttagttccagtgaagtgaaatgttaatgctacagcatgcagAGACATTCTAGAAAAGtctgtgcttcaaactttgtgggaACAGTCTGAGGAAGATCTACAAACGTGTGTGATGGTCCACAAACTCTTGGCCACATATACAGTGCAGGAGCTTTATAATCAAAGGCGGTGTATCTGCGGGGACCCGCTTCTTACGTCATCGCTAGTGCGCGTGCCCGAGAACGCGCGGCTGCACTCGGAGCTCGCGAGCTTCGTCGCGTTACATTTCCTCGCGAGCAAATTGTGTCGTTAAATAGGTAAAGTTATCAGACAGGCCACATTTCCGTCAGATACACTGACAGCAGTGTCACGTCCGAACCACGGGGTCATGAAGAAGCGAAGAGAAAGCTGCCGTTAGCGTACTGCTAGCTGTGTGTTCAGGGAAGCACCACCCTCGCGTCACCATCAGCGTCATCATCAGCGCGCGAGGCTCGGGATCCGCTCACTAAGGGCCGGGTCGGTTTTTATAATGGCGACTGTTATGTTCAGGCGATTTGTCCGGCTTTGTAGATACCTGCAGGATCCTTGCCATGTCGCCAGGTTCCAGCAGCTGTGCGGGGTCAGAGGGACGTTTTCCCGCAGATCAGGCGCGACAGAGAAGGAGCGCGAGCGGGATCTGTCTCCTAACGGCGCGTGTGTGGAGCGGTGTGACGCTGATCGGGATCCGGACACTGACATCAGGAAGTGCGTGAAACATCACGATCCGGTTAACGGCCAGAACAAGGATGTTCCTGCGAGCAGAACTGGCACTGAGGAGAAATTAGATTCAAGAGGAAGAGTCAAGCCTCTCAGGAAGAACTCTCTGACTGATGATGTTGGCCAGGAGTTCATTATCGAGAACAGGTTCCTCTTCTACTTGTTCACCATGGGCACCGAACTGGGCAATGAGATGTTCTTCATCGTGTTCTTCCCATTCCTGATGTGGAACGTGGACGCCTGCGTGAGCCGGCAGGTGATCGTGGTGTGGGTCTGGGTGCTGTTCTTCGGACAGACCACCAAAGACCTGGTGCGGTGGACACGTCCTGCTTCTCCACCCGTGGTCAAAGTGGAGGTCTTCTACAACTTCGAGTACAGCATGCCGTCTGTGCACGCCATGACCGGGACGTCGGTCCCTTTCTGCCTCTTCATGCTCACTTACAACCGCTGGGAGGTAATAGTCCAGCCTGAGCTCCTTGGTGTCCTGTACCAGTCAGGAACAAGGACTATCGTTCAGAATAATGTCAACAGTTTAGATCTTGTACGTGTTTCACTCTCAGATCATTCTGAAGAAACTGACATGCTATCTATACACTAACGATATCCATGTAATTTATATGAAATCATTGTTGCTGTACAGGGTACAGGTAGATTTGCAAAAACATCTGCCTTCACACGAAGCTTTTGGGACATCGCTTTGTTTGAATCATACAGACACACTATGCctgaaagtttgtggacgcctgaccatcaTGTCCGTACGTGCTTGTTGGACATCTGGTTCCAGATTGTGCTGTTATGATAACCTAGGGATAGCCAGGGAGACCTTGTAGGAAGAAGTTTGTGTTCagtttcaacacacacacacacacacacacacacacacagctgtgttgAATATGGTAGTTTTAGTAGTAGTTTGAGATTGTCATCGGTTATTCAGTCGTGGCTTTTGATGCCCTGATGCGTGCAAATGCATTTGGCACCCCTCAGATTACAGATGTTTTATCAGGCTTGGTTGCCAGGAACTTCTTATATGTTCATTGTCCTGAAAATGCATTGACCGTAAGCTATAGATGCTCACAGATTTACCATCACAC
The sequence above is drawn from the Ictalurus punctatus breed USDA103 chromosome 25, Coco_2.0, whole genome shotgun sequence genome and encodes:
- the sgpp1a gene encoding sphingosine-1-phosphate phosphatase 1; amino-acid sequence: MATVMFRRFVRLCRYLQDPCHVARFQQLCGVRGTFSRRSGATEKERERDLSPNGACVERCDADRDPDTDIRKCVKHHDPVNGQNKDVPASRTGTEEKLDSRGRVKPLRKNSLTDDVGQEFIIENRFLFYLFTMGTELGNEMFFIVFFPFLMWNVDACVSRQVIVVWVWVLFFGQTTKDLVRWTRPASPPVVKVEVFYNFEYSMPSVHAMTGTSVPFCLFMLTYNRWEYPFLFGLSVAICWSFLVCISRIYMGMHSVLEVITGFLYSLLILAGFLPVLDDIDTFYLSASMAPALILLLHVGLSMLAFSLDSWSTSRGDTAQALATGAGGALASHLNHWLSLQIDPPASSLPLKMPSITGAPLGRTLLRLLIGVAVLLAVRAIMKAIAIPLACQLFGVPSNDVRKARQNPRVELTYRFLVYGTVAFCCVFLVPLFFLCLNLS